Proteins encoded together in one Citromicrobium bathyomarinum window:
- a CDS encoding DsbA family protein: MKNEILRLVGVLALALLGGFLGAWLFAATGLGDRRTEAYLLDNPEILPRMAEELQTRETERRLAQAGDEWREPFPGAVLGNPKGSRTLFEFSDYNCGYCRMSLQHVQELIARDPELRVVIKEWPIFEGSDVAARMALAAAKQGKYAAFHDALYKKEVADSQTVDQVGKAIGLDMERARRDAQGQDVTMELMRTAALAQDLGFTGTPAWITGNRILQGAQGTERLAQAIEDSAETP; encoded by the coding sequence ATGAAGAACGAAATCCTGCGCCTGGTCGGGGTGCTCGCACTCGCACTCCTCGGCGGCTTTCTCGGCGCGTGGCTGTTCGCAGCGACCGGCCTCGGCGACCGGCGGACAGAGGCCTACCTGCTCGACAATCCCGAAATCCTCCCCCGCATGGCGGAGGAACTGCAGACGCGCGAAACCGAACGGCGGCTGGCACAGGCGGGCGACGAATGGCGCGAGCCGTTCCCCGGCGCGGTCCTCGGCAATCCGAAGGGCAGCCGCACCCTGTTCGAGTTCTCGGACTATAATTGCGGCTATTGCCGGATGAGCCTGCAGCACGTGCAAGAACTGATCGCGCGCGATCCCGAACTGCGCGTGGTGATCAAGGAATGGCCGATCTTCGAAGGCAGCGACGTCGCCGCGCGGATGGCGCTCGCCGCTGCCAAGCAGGGCAAGTACGCCGCGTTCCACGATGCGCTCTACAAGAAGGAGGTGGCCGACAGCCAGACGGTTGACCAGGTCGGCAAGGCGATCGGCCTCGACATGGAGCGTGCGCGCAGGGATGCGCAGGGGCAGGATGTGACGATGGAACTGATGCGCACTGCCGCGCTGGCGCAGGATCTCGGCTTTACCGGCACGCCCGCGTGGATCACCGGCAACCGGATTTTGCAGGGCGCGCAGGGCACCGAGCGCCTGGCCCAAGCGATCGAGGACAGCGCCGAAACGCCATGA
- a CDS encoding HD domain-containing protein — protein sequence MQPADTLHSAAERAKFREMKEGTAQDWAIISGEYMAFAKGLPDRVLDHLKLLDGDFGGFPVCRLEHSLQTATRAHRDGRDERYVVMALLHDIGDTLGSYNHPEVAASIIKPFVSEEVHWICQNHGAFQGYYYFHFLGMDQNAREQFRDHPHYEACKEFCEKYDQAAFDPDYESEPLEFFEPMVRRVMARPLSSPYAKALDNEEAAA from the coding sequence ATGCAACCAGCAGACACGCTGCATTCGGCCGCAGAGCGCGCCAAATTCCGCGAGATGAAGGAAGGCACCGCCCAGGACTGGGCGATCATCAGCGGCGAATACATGGCCTTCGCCAAGGGCCTGCCTGACCGCGTGCTCGACCATCTCAAGCTGCTAGACGGCGATTTCGGCGGCTTTCCGGTGTGCCGGCTGGAGCATTCGCTGCAAACCGCCACCCGCGCCCACCGCGACGGGCGCGACGAGCGCTACGTGGTGATGGCATTGCTGCACGATATCGGCGACACGCTGGGCAGCTACAACCATCCCGAAGTCGCTGCCTCGATCATCAAGCCCTTCGTCAGCGAGGAAGTGCACTGGATCTGCCAGAACCACGGCGCCTTCCAGGGCTATTACTATTTCCACTTCCTCGGCATGGACCAGAACGCGCGCGAACAGTTCCGCGATCATCCGCACTACGAAGCGTGCAAAGAATTCTGCGAGAAATACGACCAGGCCGCGTTCGACCCGGATTACGAGAGCGAGCCGCTGGAGTTCTTCGAGCCGATGGTCCGCCGGGTGATGGCGCGGCCCCTGTCCTCGCCCTACGCCAAGGCGCTCGATAACGAAGAGGCCGCTGCCTAG